In Indioceanicola profundi, the genomic stretch CCTACCACATGGCCAATGTGGTGGACGACCATCTGATGAAGATCACCCACGTCGCCCGCGGCGAGGAATGGATGTCCTCCGTTCCGAAGCACCTGCTGCTCTACCGCTATCTCGGGTTCGAGCCGCCGCAGTTCATGCATCTGCCGCTGCTGCGCAATCCGGACCGGACCAAGCTGTCCAAGCGGCGCAACCCGACCTCGATCTCCTATTTCAGCAGCGTCGGCTATCTGCCGGAAGCTTTGCTGAACCTCATGGGCCTCGGCTTCGTGTCCATCGCCGAGGGCGACGAGGTGATGACGCTGGACGAGCTTGCCGCCGCCTTCGATCCGGGCAGCATGGCCAAGGGCGGGGCCGTTTTCGATCTTCAGAAGCTGGACTATCTCAACGGCCGCTGGCTGCGTGAGAAGCTGGACGAAGACGGGTTCCGGGCGCGGCTGCTGGACTGGGCCATGATGAACAACCGCCTCGCCGGTGGTCTGGAGCTGGCCCGCACCCGCATTGCGCGACTTGGCGATCTGCCCGATCTGGTGAGCTTCCTGTTCCGGTCGGACCTGAACCTAACCCGTGCCGATTTCGAGGCAACCAAGAACGGCGCCGAGGACAGCGCGGTGGTCCTGAAGGCTATCCTCGCCATGGTGGACACGCTTCCGGAATGGAGCCGCGAGGCCATCGAGGAGGAGGTTCGTAGGATCGCGGACGGGATGGGCCGCAAGCTCCGGGTCGTCATTCCGCCGATTTTCGTCGCCATGTCCGGCAGCACGCGCTCGCTGCCCTTGTTCGACTCCATGGCCCTGCTGGGCCGGTCGATCGTGCGCCAGCGCCTGAAGATGGCCCTGGCCGTTCTGCCAGACGCGCCCTGACCGCCATCCACGGCGGAAATGACAGGGGGCCTGGGCAAACATCCCAGGCCCCCTTTCGATTCGTAGGCCGCGGCGTATGAAAAAGAAGGAAGAGTCGTCGGTCAAGCCACCCGCGCTTCCGCAAGGAACTGCTCCAGGCGGGCGCGCAAGGCGTCCGACTGTTCCTGCAGCCCACGCGCCGCGGCAAGAACCTGCTCAGCGGCGGCTCCTGTCCGGCCGGCGGTTCCGGTGACGCTGGTGACTCCCTCCGCCGCCTTCCGGGTGGCGGCCGCGGCAAGCGATGCGGCCCGGGAGATTTCCGAAGTGCTGGCATCCTGCTGTTCCATGGCGGCGGCGATGGCCACCGAAACATCGGCCATTCCGTCGATGGTAGTGCCGATCGTCCGGATCGCGTCCACCGCGCCGGTGGTGGCCGCCTGAACGGATGCGACCTGCTGGGCAATCTCCTCCGTGGCGCGGGCGACCTGACTGGCCAGCCCTTTCACCTCCGAAGCCACCACGGCGAAGCCTTTGCCGGCCTCGCCGGCGCGGGCTGCCTCGATGGTCGCGTTCAGGGCCAGGAGGTTGGTCTGCCCCGCAATCTGCTGGATCAGCCCGATGACCTCACCAATGCGCCGCGCGGACTCCGACAGGCCGCCCACGGCCGCATCAGTGGCGCGAACCTCCGCCACGGCCCGTTCCGACATCTGCTTCGACCGGGATACCTGTCCCGCCACGTCGCGGATTGATGCGGCCATCTCCTCCGCCGCCGAGGCCACCGTCTGCACGCTGCCGGTCGCGTCCTCCGCAGCCCGTGCAGCGGCAGCCGCCTGCCGGTTCGCCTCGCCGGCAAGTCCGGCCATGGACTGGGCGGTGGAGTCCAGCTCCGTGGCGGCGGCGCCGACCGTCCGCAGCGCCTGGGCGGCGTCCTGGTCGAACATGGTCAGCAGATCGTCCAACGCCTGTGCCCGGCGTTCCCGCACCACAGCGCCGTCCTTCTCGGCCGCCGCCAGCCGACCGGCTTCGGCCAGACTATCCCGGAACACCTCGAGTGCGCCGGCAAGATGGCCGATCTCATCCGCGCGTCCCCGACCTGGCACAGCCACGGACAGGTCACCCGCCGCGAGCGCCACCGTGGCCTGGGTCAGGGTCCCGAAGGGACGGAGAACGGCGATGACGATATAGCCGATGAAGGCAGCGCCCAGAACCAGCGACAGGCCCAGGCAGACAATCATTCCCCAATGTGCCAATTGGGCGGCCTGCTGCGCATCGGCGTGGGTGGAAGCCGATACCCCTTCGATGCTGGCGCTGACCTCCGCCATGGCGCTTTCAAGCCTGCCGAAACTGTTGGCGAAGCCGTCGAGGCCGCTTTCCGCCATCGACGGGTCCATGAGCGCCAACTCGACCAGCTTCTCGGCGGAGCGGACATAATCCTCCAGCGGACGCTGAACCCTGCCAAGCGCCGCCTGGATCGCGGGGTCCAGCGGCAGCGCTGCATTCGCCGCTATCAGCAGCCGGAACTGCCGGGCATGTTCCTCAAGCTCCTGCTGCACGGCGGCCTTCTGCTCGTCCGTCACGTCGAAGCGCCCGGCGGTGACGAAGGCGTTCAGCACGTCGCCGCGCAGGGCGTCGTGCATCATGTCCCCTTCAAGGTGGTTGCGTAGAGCCTCTTCGACAGTGGCCGTCTCACGGGACGCCTTTCTCATCGTTTCCGTCGACCAGATGCCCGCTGCAGCAATCCCCGCAGCCAGCAGGGTCATCCCCACTGTCATCGCCGTCAGCCTTGCCTTCAATGTGACCATGCAACCCCCTCCCGATCTTCGAGCGCAAGACAGCGCAATGGGCCACCATTTGCTGACAGCCTGTTTTTAATGAAGCCTTATCTATAAATCGGCCGCTGTCCACACGTTTTCATGCAGAAATTGGTCGCCGACCGAACACTCGCCTCTCCAACATGGCTGAAGCTGCGTTTAGTGCTTAGCTATTCAAATTTCCGAACGGTGGCCCGACAGGGAATTCCAGCCTGCCTTAACGCATTTACTTGACGCGGTCTCCGCCAGGGTCAGCGTCGCGGCGTTTTGGCCGTGCCCTGGCGGATGCGGGTGATCGGAACCCGGTCACGGGCATCGTTGCGGGCGAAGGTGACACCGGTCGCATCCACCTCTGCTATCCGCCACCCTCCGATTTCCTGGCCGAGGCCTAGCCTACGGATCTTGCGGGTTGCGGGGTCTAGCACATGGACGATGATCCGGTCGACGCTGCGGGCAATACCCTGGACGACGAACTGCGCTCGTGAGTGGGCCGCCTCCTCCACCACCGGCTCCACGATTTGAACTGCCGGCAGCGGCTTGCGGCTGATCGTGAAGATCGGGCGGGCGAGCAGCAATTCACGCTCATCGGCGATCACGACTGCGGCGGCACGCTCGGCCGCCAAGCCGTCCACAGGGGAACTCGGCAGAGCGTCGGCCGGACCGGGCTCGTAGGTGATCCCGTTCAGGAGGATCATGGCTCCGATGAACAGGGCCGCGCCCGGCGGCAGCAAGGATCGGATGCGCGGCGTCATTGGGCGGTCTCCACGCGGGCCAGGGCCTCCACCTCCATCTGGATATCCAGGCGCGGCCGCTCCGGCTCATTCGCGACGGTCGTTACCGAGATCGCGATCTGCCGGATTCGCAGGGCCGGACTGTGCGCGTCCATCATGGCCAGAAGCTCGATCAGGGCCGGCTGGTCGGCCGAGAGGCGCAGCCGGTTGGCGGCCGTGATCAACTCGCCCTCGCGCTGGAGCGGAAGAGCCTGGGCGCTGCGGACCTGCGCGCCGGCCCTCTGCGCCAGGGACTGGAGTTCCTGCTGCAGCATCGCTCCAGCGACCGCCTCACTGCCGGCGCGGAGCAGGTCGGCCCGCACGGCAAGGTCACCGGCCAGGGCATCCAACCGTTGTTCCGCCTGCTCCGCGCGACTGACAATCGCGGCCAGCCGCCCCTCTACAGCGCGGGCAGCTTCCAGCTCGGCTTCCGCCGCGTGGCGCAGATCGAAGGCAGGCTGCACCAGCCCTTGCCAGCAGAAAAGCACCAGAACGACCAGGACCGTCAGCGCCAGGGCGCGGCCGACGGGCGGGGACAGGGTCGCAAGGATCATCGGGGCTCCTCCGCGGCGGACATGTCTATATCCAGCGCAAGGGAGAAGCGTTCACGCCCCTGCGCCCCCGGCACGACAGGCGACTGGAACACCGGCTCCCCGAACAGCGGCGAAGCGTCCAGGGCGGCTACCAGCGCAGTGGCAGACCCGGTATGCCCTTCGATCCGGATCGTGCCGTCCGACATGCTGAAACTGGTAAGATGGGTGCTGTCGTCGGCGATTTCCGTCAGCGCGGCCAAGGCCATCTGCGCCGTAATTCCAGCCCGGAAGCCGTCCAGGCGTCTTGCTTGCGCCGCAAGCGCGTCGACCTGCCGCTCCGTCTCGGCGACCGCATCGGCGCGCGGGCGTAGTTCCGCGATCCGGTCGTGAACCCGCACCCTCGCCTGTTCCGCCCGTATCACCGGCAGGGCCGTGCCGACCAGGATTGCAGCAACGGCGCCAGCCCAGGCCAGGAACCTGAACCGGGACAGCCGGCGCGGGCGCGCCCCGCTGCCCGGAGCCTGGATTGGAACCGGTCCGTCGGGCGTTTGCACGGCTAGACCGGCAAGCGTCGCCCCCGCCGCGGATACCGCGGCCAGCACTGGGTCCAGGACCCTTCTGGGAACGGCGACCAGATCGGCGTCGAGCATGTTGGCGGTGGCATCGCGGGCACGCACGCGATGTCCGCTGGCCAGATCGGCCGCGAAGAAGGGAGTCCGGCGCTCGATCTCGAAAGACAGCGCCTGGGACAAGGCCCGCTCGGCCGTCAACGGCAGCC encodes the following:
- the gltX gene encoding glutamate--tRNA ligase, whose protein sequence is MTPVRVRIAPSPTGEPHVGTAYTALFNVLLARRLGGEMILRIEDTDQTRSTPDSEQKVMEALRWLGLHWSEGPDKGGPHAPYRQSERRHIYPQYVDKLLHDGHAFKCFCTRERLDVMREEQRRRGEQPKYDGLCLHLTPEEVSAKEAEGIPHVVRMKVPETGECTFEDGVYGTVSIPWASVDMQVLMKADGMPTYHMANVVDDHLMKITHVARGEEWMSSVPKHLLLYRYLGFEPPQFMHLPLLRNPDRTKLSKRRNPTSISYFSSVGYLPEALLNLMGLGFVSIAEGDEVMTLDELAAAFDPGSMAKGGAVFDLQKLDYLNGRWLREKLDEDGFRARLLDWAMMNNRLAGGLELARTRIARLGDLPDLVSFLFRSDLNLTRADFEATKNGAEDSAVVLKAILAMVDTLPEWSREAIEEEVRRIADGMGRKLRVVIPPIFVAMSGSTRSLPLFDSMALLGRSIVRQRLKMALAVLPDAP
- a CDS encoding methyl-accepting chemotaxis protein, yielding MVTLKARLTAMTVGMTLLAAGIAAAGIWSTETMRKASRETATVEEALRNHLEGDMMHDALRGDVLNAFVTAGRFDVTDEQKAAVQQELEEHARQFRLLIAANAALPLDPAIQAALGRVQRPLEDYVRSAEKLVELALMDPSMAESGLDGFANSFGRLESAMAEVSASIEGVSASTHADAQQAAQLAHWGMIVCLGLSLVLGAAFIGYIVIAVLRPFGTLTQATVALAAGDLSVAVPGRGRADEIGHLAGALEVFRDSLAEAGRLAAAEKDGAVVRERRAQALDDLLTMFDQDAAQALRTVGAAATELDSTAQSMAGLAGEANRQAAAAARAAEDATGSVQTVASAAEEMAASIRDVAGQVSRSKQMSERAVAEVRATDAAVGGLSESARRIGEVIGLIQQIAGQTNLLALNATIEAARAGEAGKGFAVVASEVKGLASQVARATEEIAQQVASVQAATTGAVDAIRTIGTTIDGMADVSVAIAAAMEQQDASTSEISRAASLAAAATRKAAEGVTSVTGTAGRTGAAAEQVLAAARGLQEQSDALRARLEQFLAEARVA
- the gspM gene encoding type II secretion system protein GspM; this encodes MILATLSPPVGRALALTVLVVLVLFCWQGLVQPAFDLRHAAEAELEAARAVEGRLAAIVSRAEQAEQRLDALAGDLAVRADLLRAGSEAVAGAMLQQELQSLAQRAGAQVRSAQALPLQREGELITAANRLRLSADQPALIELLAMMDAHSPALRIRQIAISVTTVANEPERPRLDIQMEVEALARVETAQ
- a CDS encoding PilN domain-containing protein; its protein translation is MNASLDRLTSAAGQAWIWWLGELKQCLPVRTRALLLPEPMLVRAGGGRLVVAEEAGSALELPWPLTPEGRKALAGRIGGRDVRVLVAEEEALVCPVRLPLTAERALSQALSFEIERRTPFFAADLASGHRVRARDATANMLDADLVAVPRRVLDPVLAAVSAAGATLAGLAVQTPDGPVPIQAPGSGARPRRLSRFRFLAWAGAVAAILVGTALPVIRAEQARVRVHDRIAELRPRADAVAETERQVDALAAQARRLDGFRAGITAQMALAALTEIADDSTHLTSFSMSDGTIRIEGHTGSATALVAALDASPLFGEPVFQSPVVPGAQGRERFSLALDIDMSAAEEPR